Proteins encoded by one window of Bacillota bacterium:
- a CDS encoding AbrB family transcriptional regulator produces the protein GLETGDAVFLKYEPEEKQVRLAPAVSPFDILAEHAIKEHQNGRARTIEEFAREHNICL, from the coding sequence GGGCTTGAAACAGGGGACGCTGTTTTCCTCAAATATGAGCCGGAAGAAAAACAGGTGCGCCTTGCGCCTGCGGTAAGCCCTTTTGACATCCTGGCTGAACACGCCATTAAGGAGCACCAGAATGGGCGTGCCCGGACAATAGAAGAATTCGCCCGGGAGCACAATATCTGTCTATGA